A segment of the Actinomycetota bacterium genome:
ATGACGGTGATGCCGTAGCCGTGGAACATGGGCACCACCATGAGGGCGCGGTCATCGTCGTTCAGTTTCAGCACCTGGATGATGGCGTCGGCGTGGAAGAAGAGGTTGCCCTGGGTGAGCATGGTGCCCTTGGGCGCCCCGGTGGTGCCGGAGGTATACAATATCTCCGCCACGTCGTCCTCGCCGACCTCCACCGGCAACAGCCGGTCGGAGCCCCCGGCCTCCACCTCGCTGAACTGCAGCCCCTCCCCGTAATCCCCGTTGACGATGAGCCACTTGAAGAGGGGCGGCTTATCCGCGATCTTCGAGAAGAACTCCGCGAAGGTGGGGGTGGCCACCAGGGCCACGGCGTCCGAGTCGCGCAGCAGGAACTCCAGCTCCCTCTCCTTGTAGAAGATGTTCACGGGCACGGCCACCGCCCCCAGGTAAGAACAGGCGAAGAAGGTGATGATGAACTCCGGGCAGTTGTTGAGCATCACCGCCACCTTGTCGCCGCGTTCCACTCCCAGGTCCGAAAGGGCGTTGGCGAAGCGCGTCACCCGCTCTTCCAGCTCCGCATAGGAGATGGGCTCATCCCGGTAGATGACCGCCGGGCTGTCGCCCATATCGGCCGCGCGCGACTGCAGCAGCTCCTTCAGGGTCAAGGCCACCACCTACCCGATCTTTAAGAGTATCTTTAGGTACTTGCGGCGGTTCTCCTCGAAGTTGTCGAAGAACTCCACGATCTGGTCGAAGGGGATGACGTTGCTTATCACGTCGCCGGGGTGCAGGCCGCCCGAGCCCACCAGGTCCACGACCTCCTTCATCTCCACGTTGTAGCCCATGGTGGCGAAGAAGTTGTATTCGCAGGCGAAGGCGGCCAGCAGCACCATGGGGTAGACGGGCGATTCATAGAACGCGAAGCCCAGCAGCCCGATGCGCCCGTTCTTGCGCGTGGAATACACGGCGGTGTCGATGCTGGCCTGCAGCCCCACGCAGTCGAAGCTCACGTCCGCCCCCATGCCGCCGTTGATCTCCGAGACCCGGCTGATGGGGTCCTCGGTCTCCGGGTTGAGGACGTGGGTGGCCCCCATCTCAAGCGCCTTCTGCCGCCGCGACTCCAGGGGCTCGCTGACGATGATGTTGCCCGCCCCCTTGTACTTCGCCACCATGGCCATGAGCAGTCCCACCGGCCCCGCGCCGACGATGAAGACGTTCTCGCCGGGCTGGAGGCCGGAGCGCTTGATGGCCCGGTAGCACACCGAGGTGGGCTCGATGGTGGCCGCTTCCTCCAGGCTGACGCCCTCGGGGAGCTTGTAGACCCCACGGTGATGCAGGGGAACGTACTCGGCGAAGGTGCCATGGATGTGCATGCCGTGGGCCTTGGGGTTCAGGCACAGGTTCCAGTTGTCCTCCTGGCAGTAGACGCACTCGTAACACGGGTAATAGGGGAGCCCGGTCACCGGGTCGCCCTTCTGCAGGCCGGTCACCGCTTCACCGACTTCCTCCACCACGCCCGAGAACTCGTGTCCGAGGGCGATGGGAGGGTTGAAGATGGTCTGCGGGCCGTACAGGTACTCGAAGACGTCGGTGTGGCAGATGCCCGCGTAAGCCACCTTGATCTTCACGTCCTCGGGTCCCACCTCTGGTTCCGGGATGTCCTCCAACCTCATGTCGCGCTGTGCGTGCCAGATCGCCGCTTTCATGGCGTCCCCCTTTCCTCTCTCGCTTCTAAACCTCCACCGCGGGGTCTCTCCCGCGGATCTGCCCGCTGGTGGCAGCGGATCCACCGGCCCCCGCCTCCAGACCCGGGCCGGGGCTTCGCGCCCTCCCTACCGCCGACCGGTAATAATTCATTCTTTGAACTATATTCAAACCCAGAGGCCACCTCACCAGGGACGGTTGAGGTGCTCCAGGTAGGTGACGCGGTCCTCCAGCGTCTCCACCACCGTGCGCAGTACGGTCATGAACCCCTCGATATCCTCCACGCTCACCTTCTCCCACACCGGGAAGAACAGCGCCTGGCGGTGGCTGACGATGTTGTCGATGAGCTTCCTGCCCTTGGGGGTGAACCTGAGCATGGTCTCACGGCGGTCGTTGGGGTTCTTTTCCCTCTTTACAAGGCCTTTTCTCTCGCATCTCTGGGCGATCTGGGTGAGGGTAGAGCTGTTGAGCGAGAGCAGCTCGGCCACGTCCTTCATGCGCATGTCCTCGCGGAAGCGCATGAGCAGCAGGAGATAGAACTCCACCTTGTCGATGTGGTACAGTGACAGCTCCTTGGCCTCCCACAGGGTGGTGGTGTAATCGAAGAGGGTATAGAGCCTCTCGATCTCGGACAGGTGGGAGAAGATCTCCTTGCGCTTCATGCCAGGCCCCCCGGATTAATTCACAATGTGAATTATCCTGCGTTCTCCGCCCGCTGTCAATGGTGCCGTGCGAGGAGACGGGTTAACCGCCGACATTTCACCTCGCATCAGGGATGGGTTAAACTTTTGTCCTGGACGGTTAATCGGAGAAAGGGGACCGCGATGAAGATAGACAGCCCGGAAGCATATATCGACAGCCTGCGCAAGCTGGAGCGCAGGATATACGTCATGGGGGAGCGGGTGGACAACCCCACCGACCACCCCATGATCAGGCCGTCGATAAACGCCGTCGCCGAGACCTACGACCTTGGCGAGGAGCCCGAGGCGGAGAACCTGCTCTTCGTGAAGTCCCATCTCAGCGGGGAGAGGGTCAGCCGTTTCACCCATATCCACCAGTCCACGGACGACCTGGTGAACAAGGTACTCATGCAGCGCATGCTGGGCCGGCGCACCTCCACCTGTTTCCAGCGCTGCGTGGGCATGGACGGAATCAACGCCCTGTACTCCGTCACCTACGAGTGCGACCAGGCGTGCGGCTCGGAGTACCACGAACGGCTCAAGGACTATCTCCGCTTCATCCAGTCCGAGAACGTGGTGGTGGACGGGGCCATGACCGACGTCAAGGGCGACCGCGGCCTGCGCCCCGCCGACCAGGCCGACCCCGACATGTTCGTGCGCGTGGTGGAGCGCCAGGCGGACGGCATCGTGGTGCGGGGGGCCAAGGCCCACCAGACCGGCTCCCTCAACTCCCACGAGATCCTGGTCATGCCCACCACCGCCATGCGCGCCAGCGAGGGCGACTACGCAGTCTCCTTCGCGGTGCCGGCGGACACGGAGGGCATAACCTTCATACTGGGGCGGCAGCCCTCTGACACCCGCAAGATGGAGGGCAGCCCAATGGACGTGGGCAACCCCAGGTACGGCAGCCAGGAGGCGCTGGTCGTCTTCGACGACGTCTTCGTCCCCTGGGAGCGGGTGTTCATGTGCGGGGAGCACGAGCAGAGCGGCAAGGTGGTGGAGCGCTTCGCGGCCTACCACCGCCAGAGCTACGGCGGCTGCAAGGTGGGCGTCGGCGACGTACTGGCGGGGGCGGCACAGCTGGCGGCGTTCTACAGCGGGGTGGACCGGGTCAGCCACGTCAGGGACAAGATCACCGAGATGGTCCACCTGAACGAGACCCTCTTCTCCTGCGGCATCGCCTGTTCTGCACGGGGGGAAGCCACGCCCTCGGGGTGCTACATGGTGGACGTGCTGCTGGCGAACATCTGCAAGCACAACGTCACCCGCTACCCTTTCGAGATCTCCCGCCTGCTGCAGGACATCGCCGGCGGGCTGGTGGTCACCATGCCCTCGCAGAAGGACTTCGAGAACCCCGAGGTCGCGCCCTACCTGGAGAAATACCTTAAGGGATCGGCCGATGTCCCCACCCTGGACCGCATGAAGGTGCTCAAGTTCATCGAGAACATGACCATGGGCTGCGGCGCGGCGGCCTACCTCACCGAGAGCATCCACGGGGCCGGATCGCCCCAGGCGCAGCGTATCATGATCTACCGCATGGCCGACCTCGACGAAAAAGTAAAATACGCCAAAAAACTCGCGGACATAGAATAAGGTGTGATCTGCGCACCCCCGCCCGTTCCATAACCCGCTGGAAAGGCTCACGCGTTGCGTTTCGCGCCTGCGGCGCGAAACGTCAAGGCTGAGCCACCGACCTCCTGCCGGAGCAGAGCGACGCGTAGCGCCGAGGCCAGCATTTATACTGGCCCCAGTCGCCGTTTCCAGAGACCGACGTCTTAATGTATGGTCTTCCCTGTCGCTTGAGACCAACGCCTCTTCCAGCGGCGAGGTATGCCAGGACACCCCCATCGCCCCGTCCTGCTATTATATTGTTTGTACGTTTCTGGTTCGCATGTTGCTGAAATACCCGGGAACAAAGATGGAAGAAGAGGCAGGGCAACCGTTTACCTTCAGGGGTCGCTGGAGAGGGCGCAGGCTCTGGATACTGCTGTGCTCGTCTATTCTGGCGGCCGCTGCGGTGTTCGTCCTGGTGTGGATACCCGCTTCCGATAACGGTGCCGAAGAGGCCGCGTCGGCGACACAAGGGGAAGCCCGACTGCAGGCCTCTGACGAACTTACCAGCGGAAACACGGGCGGCGAAGGGAGCGGGCAGGCACAACAGCCCGCCGGCGAAGCGGGACAGCAGCCGACCATCACGCCTGGGCCGGGAGGAGATACATCCAGCATAGTGGTGCAGTTTCCCGATCCCGCGGGCAGCGCGCCCGAGGAGCCCCCGCCCGGCGGGTACCGGGACGTCTACGGCCACTGGGTCCTGGACATGACCGGTTCCGCCTACGGCCTCACCAACTGCCACCTCGTCCTCAACCAGGACGGCACCATATCCTCGCCACCCGACTACGACCAGGTCTTCCAGATCGCGGCCAGCACGTTCACCTGGCGGCAGGGCGACCCCGCTTTCTCGGCCACCCTGCAGCTCACCCTGAAGATGGGGGGCGGCCAGATGCTCATACCGCTCAGCGTCGAGCTGACGGGGAGTGTCGCGGCTTCCTGCGCGGAGATAACCGGGGAGTTCATCGCCGAGCCCCAGGGCGAGGCCTATGCTCCCTACGCCCAGCAGGGCCCCTTCACCATGCGCCGCTGAGCTGCCCCCCGGACCACCTCTCCGCAGTCTGTCGTCACCGGGACGGATCGTGATGCTGCATGCGCGGTCATGGCGGCGGGCGGAAGGACAACCAGTACAGGCAAAGAATAATAATATGAAGCGCACTAGCGTATGCGGGCGGCCAGTATCCGGTCCGGTCCCGATCGAACGGTCACCCGCCCGTGATATACTGATAACGAGGGCGTTAGCGAGCTTCCGCAAATGGGTATAAATAAGGGCATCAACCGGCGAGTTGCGTTGCGGGGGAGGTGATGTCAGAGCAAAAAATCCGGGAGCGTACCAGCAGGACAAATCTCTCGAAGCAGTTGATCCAGACACTTTACGCCGTACAAGATCCACCACATCGTCCATCGCCAGACCAAGCACAGAACGACTCTCACAGCACAGGTATGCCCGCAAGGCTCCCATAAGCCGGGGATACACCTTTAACCTCGTACTGCCGGAGTACAGCAAGATCTTGAGACGGGACCGTAAGGTAAGAAGAGAGATCAAGGACAAGGGGGGTTGAGAAAATGCGTCTGAAAGCGATCATCGTGCTGATCGTGGCCCTGATGATGGTCACCCTGGGACTGGCCTCGTGCGGAGAAAGCGGGGGCGGCGGTGAGAAGACCACCAAGAAGATAGGGCTGACCGCTCCGCTCAGCGGCGTTGCGGCAGCCTACGGGCAGGACATCAAGGACGGACTGGAAATGGCCATCAACAGGATCAACCAGGAAGGTGGAATCACCATCGGCGACACCACCTACGTCTTTGAGCTGCTCGCCGCGGACGATGAGGCAACGCCGGAGCCGGCCCTCTCCAACGCGCAGCGCTTCATCCTCGAGGAGGACATCCAGGCCATCTTCGATCCCGTGGCCACCTCCATCCAGCCGCTCATCGGCATCAACGAGAAGCCTGGCGAGGAGTTCCTGGTAATGGCCTACACCAGCGTGCCCCTGTACACGCAGAAGGTCAACAAGTACATGATCACCTTGCCCCCGCCCTTCTCCGTCTATATCCCGGAGTGGATCAAGCTGGCCATGGGCAAGGGCTGGATGAAGATGGGCATGCTGCAGACCACCGGGGCCTACGGTGACCTGTGGGGTTCGAGTATGGAAAAAGCCTGGACAGCCGCGGGAGGAACGGTAGTGGCAAAGGCTCCCGCCAGCTACTACACGGAGTCCGACTTCACGCCTTACCTGACCACGGTCCTCGCTGCCAACCCCGACGTCATCTTCTGCGGCGGTCCCTCGGACCCGACCGCACTGGTGATAGACCAGGCCAGGAGCCTGGGCTTCAAGGGAGGCTTTATCGTCATCGACCAGGCCAAGCTGGACGTCATCGCCGACACCACGGGCATGGAGAAGCTCGAGGGCGCCATCGGCGTGCTGCCGGTGGAGGACGCCTTCGACCTGTGGCCATACCTCAAGACCTTCAACGATGACTACGTGGCCGAATTCGGCGGCGAGAGGACGACCTGGGAGAGCGCCATCGCCTATTCCGGGATGATGATCCTGGCCAGGGCCATGGAAGCGGCGGAGAGCGTGGACGACGTGGCGGCCATCAGGGAAGGCTTCGACCAGAGCGGCGTCGCGGTGCTAGATCCCGAGCAATACCCCGTGGGCTACCAGGGTATCGATACCACCACCGGGGCCCTGTGGATGCCGGGAACCGCCACCATGGTGGAGGGGGGCGTGTTCGTGGAGATGGAACCGATTGAGTGGTGGCTGAAATAGCCCGATCATCAGGGCAAGCCTGAAAGAAGCGAATGTATTGAGGGAAGCCCCCCCC
Coding sequences within it:
- a CDS encoding alcohol dehydrogenase catalytic domain-containing protein; this encodes MKAAIWHAQRDMRLEDIPEPEVGPEDVKIKVAYAGICHTDVFEYLYGPQTIFNPPIALGHEFSGVVEEVGEAVTGLQKGDPVTGLPYYPCYECVYCQEDNWNLCLNPKAHGMHIHGTFAEYVPLHHRGVYKLPEGVSLEEAATIEPTSVCYRAIKRSGLQPGENVFIVGAGPVGLLMAMVAKYKGAGNIIVSEPLESRRQKALEMGATHVLNPETEDPISRVSEINGGMGADVSFDCVGLQASIDTAVYSTRKNGRIGLLGFAFYESPVYPMVLLAAFACEYNFFATMGYNVEMKEVVDLVGSGGLHPGDVISNVIPFDQIVEFFDNFEENRRKYLKILLKIG
- a CDS encoding MarR family transcriptional regulator — its product is MKRKEIFSHLSEIERLYTLFDYTTTLWEAKELSLYHIDKVEFYLLLLMRFREDMRMKDVAELLSLNSSTLTQIAQRCERKGLVKREKNPNDRRETMLRFTPKGRKLIDNIVSHRQALFFPVWEKVSVEDIEGFMTVLRTVVETLEDRVTYLEHLNRPW
- a CDS encoding 4-hydroxyphenylacetate 3-hydroxylase family protein — its product is MKIDSPEAYIDSLRKLERRIYVMGERVDNPTDHPMIRPSINAVAETYDLGEEPEAENLLFVKSHLSGERVSRFTHIHQSTDDLVNKVLMQRMLGRRTSTCFQRCVGMDGINALYSVTYECDQACGSEYHERLKDYLRFIQSENVVVDGAMTDVKGDRGLRPADQADPDMFVRVVERQADGIVVRGAKAHQTGSLNSHEILVMPTTAMRASEGDYAVSFAVPADTEGITFILGRQPSDTRKMEGSPMDVGNPRYGSQEALVVFDDVFVPWERVFMCGEHEQSGKVVERFAAYHRQSYGGCKVGVGDVLAGAAQLAAFYSGVDRVSHVRDKITEMVHLNETLFSCGIACSARGEATPSGCYMVDVLLANICKHNVTRYPFEISRLLQDIAGGLVVTMPSQKDFENPEVAPYLEKYLKGSADVPTLDRMKVLKFIENMTMGCGAAAYLTESIHGAGSPQAQRIMIYRMADLDEKVKYAKKLADIE
- a CDS encoding ABC transporter substrate-binding protein, translating into MRLKAIIVLIVALMMVTLGLASCGESGGGGEKTTKKIGLTAPLSGVAAAYGQDIKDGLEMAINRINQEGGITIGDTTYVFELLAADDEATPEPALSNAQRFILEEDIQAIFDPVATSIQPLIGINEKPGEEFLVMAYTSVPLYTQKVNKYMITLPPPFSVYIPEWIKLAMGKGWMKMGMLQTTGAYGDLWGSSMEKAWTAAGGTVVAKAPASYYTESDFTPYLTTVLAANPDVIFCGGPSDPTALVIDQARSLGFKGGFIVIDQAKLDVIADTTGMEKLEGAIGVLPVEDAFDLWPYLKTFNDDYVAEFGGERTTWESAIAYSGMMILARAMEAAESVDDVAAIREGFDQSGVAVLDPEQYPVGYQGIDTTTGALWMPGTATMVEGGVFVEMEPIEWWLK